The DNA window CGATAGAACTGACCGACAAGGTGATCAAGATTTTTAACGAAACAAAAAAAGAAAAGAAGAAATAACCATGATGACCTCAGATCTGCCCCCTTCAGGGGTTTCTCTGGAGGCATTGGCTCACTTGGTTGGAGGGGAAACCCGGGGAACTTGTGAAGAGTTGATCACCGGCATCACCGGGATTCGGGAAGCCCGAAAGGGGCAGATTACTTTCTTAGCCAATCCCAAATACCATAAAGACCTGGAGATAACTCAGGCATCAGCTGTAATTGTTGGATCTCAGATCCCTGCAACGGACAAGCCTTTAATCATTATCCAAAATCCATATCTGGCCTATGCCCGGATCGCTCAATTTTTTGCCCCTCAAGTCAAGCATCCCCTGGGTATCAGCCCCTTGGCCTCTATTGGGGAGGATTGCCGAATTGGGAACAACGTCTCCATTTATCCTCTGGTCTATCTGGGAAATCAGGTGGAAATTGAAGATGATGTTATTCTGTTTCCAGGTATTTTTGTGGGCGATTTTGTTAGGATTGGAAAGGGATCTTTGATTTATCCCAACGTTTCCATTCTCTCGAAAACGATCATCGGGCAAAGGGTGATCATTCATAGCGGGACGGTGATCGGCAGTGACGGATTCGCCTTTGCCCAGGATGGGATGACCCACGTCAAGATTCCTCAGTTGGGAATCGTCCAGATCGATGATGACTGTGAAATCGGAGCCAACAAC is part of the Deltaproteobacteria bacterium genome and encodes:
- the lpxD gene encoding UDP-3-O-(3-hydroxymyristoyl)glucosamine N-acyltransferase gives rise to the protein MTSDLPPSGVSLEALAHLVGGETRGTCEELITGITGIREARKGQITFLANPKYHKDLEITQASAVIVGSQIPATDKPLIIIQNPYLAYARIAQFFAPQVKHPLGISPLASIGEDCRIGNNVSIYPLVYLGNQVEIEDDVILFPGIFVGDFVRIGKGSLIYPNVSILSKTIIGQRVIIHSGTVIGSDGFAFAQDGMTHVKIPQLGIVQIDDDCEIGANNTIDRASLGRTWIKAGVKTDNLVQVAHNVVVGEHSLLIAQVGISGSATLGKGVILAGQAGVAGHITIGDGVKVGGKSGVAKSIPAGEIVSGNPTMPHQTYLRTRTLIQRLPEMAKQI